Proteins from a single region of Sesamum indicum cultivar Zhongzhi No. 13 linkage group LG5, S_indicum_v1.0, whole genome shotgun sequence:
- the LOC105162661 gene encoding transcription factor MYB39-like: protein MGRSPCCDKNGLKKGPWTPEEDTKLIQYIQTHGPGNWRTLPKNAGLQRCGKSCRLRWTNYLRPDIKRGRFSFEEEETIIQLHSVLGNKWSAIAARLPGRTDNEIKNYWNTHIRKRLLRMGIDPVTHAPRLDLLDLSSILTSPQLNLSNLLRLQTLLNPEALTLALNLVAANSGNPDGLLQKLQENQTFLNPHQLQNQDGTALQPSQFANIVSQETPSNLLTTPSFPNQDQCIQGNMGQFPMNSTDHSNGQIFQENLTTPTTTSGSLIPTDLSSFFYGVSDQMKADMSENSSFDSVLSSPAPLNSASTYINGSTEDERESLCSGLLRFDIPECLDLADFM, encoded by the exons ATGGGAAGATCACCGTGTTGCGATAAGAATGGCCTCAAGAAAGGACCGTGGACACCGGAAGAAGACACGAAGCTCATTCAATACATTCAGACTCATGGTCCTGGCAACTGGAGAACCCTTCCAAAGAATGCAG GGCTACAAAGATGTGGGAAGAGTTGTCGTTTGCGTTGGACGAACTACTTAAGGCCCGATATCAAGAGAGGGAGGTTTTCATTCGAGGAGGAGGAAACCATTATCCAACTCCACAGTGTTCTTGGCAACAA GTGGTCGGCTATCGCAGCACGATTGCCCGGAAGAACAGACAACGAGATCAAGAACTACTGGAACACACACATCAGAAAGAGGCTCCTAAGAATGGGGATTGATCCGGTGACTCATGCTCCACGGCTCGACCTTCTAGACCTATCATCGATCCTCACATCACCGCAGCTCAACCTGTCGAACCTCCTCCGCCTCCAAACTCTCCTGAATCCGGAAGCCCTAACTCTTGCTCTGAATCTCGTGGCAGCAAACAGTGGAAACCCTGATGGTTTACTGCAAAAGCTGCAAGAAAACCAGACGTTCTTGAATCCTCATCAGCTCCAAAACCAGGACGGTACAGCTTTGCAACCTAGTCAGTTCGCAAACATTGTCAGCCAAGAAACCCCATCAAATCTTCTTACAACCCCCTCATTTCCAAACCAAGACCAATGCATTCAAGGGAACATGGGACAGTTTCCCATGAATTCTACCGATCACTCAAACGGCCAAATTTTCCAAGAAAACTTAACTACTCCTACTACCACTAGTGGAAGCCTAATTCCTACTGATCTGTCAAGCTTTTTCTATGGAGTTTCGGATCAAATGAAGGCAGACATGTCGGAAAATTCGAGCTTCGACTCAGTTCTATCCAGCCCGGCTCCTCTAAATTCGGCCTCGACGTATATCAATGGGAGCACAGAAGATGAGAGGGAAAGCCTCTGCAGTGGCCTGTTGAGGTTTGACATTCCAGAGTGTTTAGACTTGGCTGATTTCATGTAA